One genomic segment of Amycolatopsis granulosa includes these proteins:
- a CDS encoding nuclear transport factor 2 family protein has product MSVADRLDRLESIEEIRRLVSTYALALDSRDVDRLVSLFVPDVRVAGGGTGREALAAWFGPVLRPYGITFHLIGNHVIEFTGADHATGVVYCRPEHEVGDEWIVMPMQYWDRYERTPEGWRFRSRTVQPFYAADVRHGPKDAGGRFHFPGNPLVDSATLPEKWRSWQEFWAGGA; this is encoded by the coding sequence GTGTCCGTCGCCGACCGGCTCGACCGCCTGGAATCGATCGAGGAGATCCGCCGGCTCGTGAGCACCTACGCGCTCGCGCTGGACTCCCGCGACGTCGATCGCCTCGTGTCGCTGTTCGTCCCCGACGTGCGCGTCGCCGGCGGGGGCACCGGCCGGGAGGCGCTCGCCGCCTGGTTCGGCCCGGTGCTGCGCCCGTACGGGATCACGTTCCACCTGATCGGCAACCACGTCATCGAGTTCACCGGCGCCGACCACGCCACGGGTGTGGTGTACTGCCGTCCGGAGCACGAGGTGGGCGACGAGTGGATCGTCATGCCGATGCAGTACTGGGACCGCTACGAGCGCACGCCGGAGGGATGGCGGTTCCGCAGTCGCACGGTGCAGCCCTTCTACGCGGCCGACGTGCGGCACGGACCGAAGGACGCCGGGGGCCGGTTCCACTTCCCGGGGAACCCGCTGGTCGACTCCGCCACGCTGCCGGAGAAGTGGCGGTCGTGGCAGGAGTTCTGGGCCGGCGGCGCCTGA
- a CDS encoding SDR family oxidoreductase has product MTIELGLSGKVALVTGGARGVGAGIVETFRAAGAAVETCGRSDRDGVPGYTRVDVRDEQQIARWVEEVAERHGHIDIVVNNAGGAPFSEFAGASTRFHRRIVELNFLSAAYVAHAVHPVMCEQDEGGVVLNITSISARRASPGTAVYGAAKAALESLTRSLAVEWAPRVRVNAVSAGLVATPGATDHYGDAEQAARIAATIPRGVFATPADVGQACLLLATDLAAHITGAVLNVDGGGEWPAFLQHAPR; this is encoded by the coding sequence GTGACGATCGAACTGGGCCTGTCGGGCAAGGTCGCCCTGGTGACGGGGGGTGCGCGCGGCGTGGGCGCCGGCATCGTCGAGACCTTCCGCGCCGCGGGCGCGGCCGTCGAGACGTGTGGCCGCAGCGACCGGGACGGGGTGCCCGGCTACACCCGGGTCGACGTCCGGGACGAACAGCAGATCGCCCGCTGGGTCGAGGAGGTCGCGGAGCGGCACGGGCACATCGACATCGTCGTCAACAACGCCGGTGGCGCCCCGTTCAGCGAGTTCGCCGGCGCCTCCACGCGGTTCCACCGCCGGATCGTCGAGCTGAACTTCCTCAGCGCGGCCTACGTCGCGCACGCCGTGCACCCGGTGATGTGCGAGCAGGACGAGGGCGGGGTCGTCCTCAACATCACCTCGATCAGCGCGCGCCGCGCGAGTCCCGGCACCGCCGTGTACGGTGCGGCGAAGGCGGCCCTGGAGAGCCTCACGCGCAGCCTCGCCGTCGAGTGGGCGCCGCGCGTGCGGGTCAACGCGGTCAGCGCCGGGCTCGTCGCGACCCCCGGTGCGACCGATCACTACGGCGACGCCGAGCAGGCCGCGCGCATCGCCGCCACCATCCCGCGCGGAGTCTTCGCCACGCCCGCCGACGTCGGGCAGGCGTGCCTCCTGCTCGCCACCGACCTCGCCGCGCACATCACCGGTGCGGTGCTCAACGTCGACGGCGGGGGCGAGTGGCCCGCCTTCCTGCAGCACGCACCGAGATGA
- a CDS encoding LLM class F420-dependent oxidoreductase — translation MTWEVFLMEYAVMAPVAAGVTARPEWMAGFARHVEECGFDSIVAVEHTVVVNRYSSVYPYDSSGKMELADDCDIPDPLDLLMFLAAHTSRVELATGVLVLPNHHPVVLAKRAATIDALSGGRLRLSVGVGWMREEIEACGAEFGARGRRADEQIDVLRLLWTDRSPTGADHDGEFFTFRGAMTYPKPARPGGVPIHIGGHSRAAARRAGRRGDGLQPIGVDGERLRELLDLMRREAELAGRDPDALEVTLGHSVRAVTPEKAGALAAQGADRLVLQPAPSDDLAAVRDELSACAQRLGLAS, via the coding sequence ATGACCTGGGAGGTCTTTCTGATGGAGTACGCCGTGATGGCGCCGGTGGCGGCGGGGGTGACCGCGCGTCCGGAGTGGATGGCGGGGTTCGCCCGGCACGTCGAGGAATGCGGCTTCGATTCGATCGTCGCGGTCGAGCACACCGTGGTGGTGAACCGGTATTCCAGCGTCTACCCCTACGACAGCTCGGGGAAGATGGAGCTGGCCGACGACTGCGACATCCCCGATCCGCTGGACCTGCTGATGTTCCTCGCCGCGCACACCAGCCGGGTCGAGCTCGCGACCGGCGTCCTCGTGCTCCCCAACCACCATCCCGTCGTGCTCGCCAAACGCGCCGCGACGATCGATGCGCTCTCCGGCGGGCGCCTGCGGCTGTCCGTGGGTGTCGGCTGGATGCGCGAGGAGATCGAGGCCTGCGGTGCGGAGTTCGGCGCCCGCGGGCGGCGCGCCGACGAGCAGATCGACGTGCTGCGCCTGTTGTGGACGGACCGCTCCCCCACCGGAGCCGACCACGACGGGGAGTTCTTCACGTTCCGCGGTGCGATGACCTACCCGAAACCGGCGCGCCCCGGTGGCGTCCCGATCCACATCGGCGGGCACAGCCGGGCCGCCGCGCGGCGCGCCGGACGGCGCGGCGACGGGCTGCAGCCGATCGGGGTCGACGGCGAGCGGCTGCGGGAACTCCTCGACCTCATGCGCCGCGAGGCCGAGCTGGCCGGCCGCGATCCGGACGCCCTGGAGGTGACGCTCGGCCACTCGGTGCGGGCCGTCACCCCGGAGAAGGCCGGGGCGCTGGCAGCGCAGGGGGCGGACCGGCTGGTGCTGCAACCGGCCCCCAGCGACGACCTCGCCGCCGTGCGGGACGAGCTGTCCGCGTGCGCGCAACGGCTCGGGCTCGCGTCATGA
- a CDS encoding nuclear transport factor 2 family protein, whose protein sequence is MTLTTEDRIELADLVARYAAAVDDRDFPAAAALFTEDGVLAIPSPPDDLRPVVVRDGRAAIAEALHAVEAFARTQHALVGEVFDGGPDEAAGRVAAVAHHLGPDPAGDQVVVTWYLRYLDRYRRTGDGWRFTRRELHLDWVQTYTPDRWQERARRDHA, encoded by the coding sequence ATGACGCTCACCACCGAGGACCGGATCGAACTCGCCGATCTCGTCGCGCGGTACGCCGCGGCCGTGGACGACCGGGACTTCCCCGCGGCCGCCGCGCTGTTCACCGAGGACGGCGTGCTCGCGATCCCGTCCCCGCCGGACGACCTGCGGCCCGTCGTCGTCCGCGACGGACGGGCGGCGATCGCGGAGGCGTTGCACGCCGTCGAGGCGTTCGCCCGCACCCAGCACGCGCTGGTAGGAGAGGTCTTCGACGGCGGCCCCGACGAGGCGGCCGGGCGGGTGGCCGCGGTCGCCCACCACCTCGGCCCGGACCCCGCGGGCGATCAGGTGGTCGTCACGTGGTACTTGCGCTACCTCGACCGCTACCGCCGGACCGGCGACGGCTGGCGCTTCACCCGCCGGGAACTGCACCTGGACTGGGTCCAGACCTACACCCCGGACCGGTGGCAGGAACGAGCGCGGAGGGACCATGCCTGA